One window of the Eucalyptus grandis isolate ANBG69807.140 chromosome 6, ASM1654582v1, whole genome shotgun sequence genome contains the following:
- the LOC104417006 gene encoding chloroplast sensor kinase, chloroplastic isoform X2 gives MLFSSSLSPQNLLSTATASAPAAASASASASATAASGNLLLFCFLTSPAPKPHASACKCRSLSPSSPSPRPVPLAGAGAAPPPAPDPSAAWPTAPPPGDAERPLLPSASAVASAIRRASSSPVEFAQRVEQDQRGGLVLPSPDFQRLCLEQLDLFRRIVHPDALLSVYVRPAGSYVMDRLELRRVAAHPESNANESDIVILVGNFNVATGLRVAEAALSNQQVEEIPESRAVVFPMVKHPFVVGFLVAEFPMMEEQDTLHSLSPEDVYALPPLGHELKMRDTPSVKDMKVGMRQLSPEQRSIAVNISRSIAMAYVMDQKAMLLQQSSWQNNVRMSNLVEQIRGPLSSIRSLTKMLSLHMKRSEISHDIVEDILVQGDRMRDTLQQLQDAVYFTKANIMRYNEETLKKVHNSTYAHPGSGRSQLTDNIQSKFSKGDQFSQNSAVKDLELPTPPLALAPLQQHGIRKTVQCF, from the exons ATGCTCTTCTCCTCCTCACTCTCTCCCCAAAACCTCCtctccaccgccaccgcctccgcccccgccgccgcctccgcctccgcctccgcctccgccaccgccgcctccggCAACCTCCTCCTCTTCTGCTTCCTGACCTCCCCGGCCCCCAAGCCCCACGCCTCCGCCTGCAAATGCCGCTCCCTCTCCCCGAGCTCGCCCTCCCCCAGGCCCGTCCccctcgccggcgccggcgccgcccCGCCCCCGGCTCCGGATCCCTCCGCCGCGTGGCCCACGGCGCCCCCGCCCGGCGACGCGGAGCGGCCGCTCCtgccctccgcctccgccgtcgcgTCCGCCATCCGCagggcctcgagctcgccggtggaGTTCGCGCAGCGGGTGGAGCAGGACCAGAGGGGCGGCCTGGTGCTCCCGAGCCCCGACTTCCAGCGGCTCTGCCTCGAGCAGCTCGACCTCTTCCGCCGGATCGTCCATCCCGATGCTCTCCTCTCG GTCTATGTGAGGCCGGCTGGTAGTTATGTGATGGACCGCCTAGAGCTGCGCCGCGTCGCTGCTCATCCGGAATCCAACGCGAATGAGTCTGACATTGttattttggttggaaatttcAACGTTGCAACTGGATTGCGCGTTGCTGAAGCCGCACTTTCTAACCAACAA GTTGAAGAGATACCGGAGTCTCGGGCGGTGGTATTTCCGATGGTGAAGCACCCTTTTGTAGTCGGATTCTTGGTTGCCGAGTTTCCTATGATGGAAGAGCAGGATACTTTGCATTCGCTATCTCCGGAGGACGTGTATGCATTGCCGCCTTTGggacatgaattgaaaatgaGGGATACTCCGAGTGTAAAGGATATGAAGGTCGGAATGCGCCAGTTGAGCCCTGAGCAGAGATCAATTGCTGTCAACATCTCCCGTTCTATTGCAATGGCCTATGTCATGGATCAG AAGGCAATGTTGCTCCAGCAATCTTCCTGGCAAAATAACGTCCGGATGAGCAACTTAGTGGAGCAG ATTCGTGGTCCTCTGTCGAGCATTCGAAGTTTGACAAAAATGCTGTCTCTGCACATGAAACGAAGTGAG ATTTCCCATGACATTGTTGAAGACATCTTGGTGCAAGGTGATCGAATGCGAGATACTCTTCAACAACTTCAGGATGCAGTATACTTTACAAAG GCTAACATAATGCGGTACAATGAAGAAACATTAAAGAAAGTGCACAACTCAACCTATGCCCATCCTGGTTCTGGAAGGTCTCAATTGACTGATAATATTCaaagcaaattttcaaaaggtgaTCAGTTCTCTCAGAATTCTGCTGTGAAAGATTTAGAGTTGCCAACGCCACCTCTTGCTCTTGCACCTCTTCAACAACATGGAATCAG GAAGACCGTGCAATGTTTCTGA